GCAGTGACTGACAAACTGTAGGTGGCAGCCCCATGAACTGCTGATAACGACGGAGGTGGCAGTTCGGATCTGCGGTGACCAACTGAGAAAGCTGGCTGTGTCAGGGGGACTCCCGGTATTCTGACAAGgacataaaaagagaacaaaagaaagcaaaaggtTTTACTACTTCGCCTTttatgattttaacatttttatttagattctttatttattaaatgcttAAAGACATTGATTCATTTTAAGGGATAACTTTAAGGGATTTATtttgttgatgaactcatttaaatATGCATCATTTTGCACTTGAATTCTCTGTTGTCAAATAAACTGCTAGTCTTCTGAGCTTAAAGTCTCACTCGTCTGCCTCACTTACCCTTGTCTGCCCTAGGTCATGACTATTGATCTCCGGGATCTGAAGGTTGTGCCCATTGCTCTGGggatagctagctagctagctagatagatagatagctagatagatagatacagtagatactttattaatccgaaggggaaattcacataatccagcagcagtatacttatacaaaaaacaatattaaattaaagagtaataaaaatgcatgtaaaagcagacaataactttgagtaatgttagcgtttaccccccctcccgggtggaactgaagagtcacatagtgtgggggaggaacgatctgctcagtctgtcatgattgacaggagtttgcttaatgcccatcgctctgctacagatgttaaactgtccaactttattcctacaatagagcctgccttcttaacaagtttattCAGGACATCACAAAGCCCTTTCAggccctgctgcagagaagcatttcCAAAGCCTGATGccgctaccaccaccatgctttacagtgaagatggtatgtttttgataatgtataATTTAAGATggtgatggccaaaaagctcaattttggccTCACCAGATCACAGAATGTTCTTCCAGCTGACCTCAGAATCTCTGGCCAacactgtgtgtatttatttaactttttttaatcttaaacCATGGCTTTCcctttgccactcttccataaggCTGTGACTGGTTAGGCACCTAGGCACAGTTGTTGCCTGCATAACAAATCTCTAATGTTTCCCACTGTAGCTTGTCACTCCTTCAACCCATCTCTTGGTAGCCTCCCTCCCTCGTCTTCTTCGGTTTTTGTGGACTGCTCTAGCAGATTTACAGTTCTGAcatattctttcaatttttttttcatgattgacTTGTATATTTTGTCTCTATCCTGACTTGTGCTTTCGAGCTGGTTGGAGTGTTTTTCTGTCAACATTGTGTACGTTGGAACACTATTCTGACTCAACACATTGTGGCCCTTCCATATTTAGGTGCACTGGACTGAAACATCAGATAGGTaacctccattgaactaattttgtgacttctaaaGCCAGTAAGGATTCAGGATGTTATATTACttatgcaatcagttattttgtgctttatatttgtcattaatttagagCACTTTACAGGCACCTGTTTCACTTTGATACTAATGTGTttattctgttgatcagtgtcaaaaaatccTTATGAAATCCAATTCAATGTTGTAGAGCAACAAATGTGAAAACGCCCAAGGGGTGAATAAATTTTAGCAGGCATTGAAGTCAGCAGAAGAACATGTTGCTACTGAAGAGCAAATCATAATGGAGAACTGAAGAATAAGACATCAAAAACTATATGGATTGGTGAAGGGTCAGTTGAATCCATTTTTCCTGATGAATTAAACATAAGTAAGCTCTATGCTTGTTGGGTTCTCTGAATGATAACTCCTGAAATGAAGCATCAGTACCTTCAAAGCTTCAAGAAAAACGCTAAGTGATTGAATTTGAAATGGGAGGAATTTAAGAAGTGTTAGCATCCTGAGAAGGGCTGCCAACTTtctttctctggaaatgaggacattggGGTTGAAATCTGAAATCttaaaatctgaattttaaatcgcatattcatcagatcactaggacagcattttttcacttaagaaacataacaaaagttagacctcttatatcattgaaagatgctgagaaattagttcacgcatttgttttcagtcgactagattactgtaacacactcctctcaggaccacccaaaaaaagacatcaatcagttacaacgagtgcagaatggagctgctagaatcctaactgggaaaagaaaatccgaacacatttctccagttttgatgtcactacactggttgcctgtgtcattcaggattgactttaaaatactgcttatggtttataaagccttaaataatctcgctccatcttatatatcggaatgcctgacacgttatattccaaatcgtaaccttagatcttcaaatgagtgtctccttataattccaaaagctaaacttaaaagaagtggtgaggcagccttctgctgttatgcacccaaaatctggaatagcctgccaataggaattcgccaggcaaatacagtggagcactttaaaacactgctgaaaacacattactttaacatggcctttttataacttcactttaacttaatcctgatactctgtatgttcaattcttcataataattattcacagtggctccaaaatccatactgacccctactctctcttctgtttctttttccggtttctttgtggtggcggcctgcgccaccaccacctactcaaagcatcatgatgcaccaacattgatggactgaaagccagaagtctacgtgaccatcatcatcaggtccttccatgaaaaccctaaatacaaagaggactgtttgacttatgttaggtagattgcccagaggggactgggcggtctcttggtctggaccccctacagattttatttttttctccagcctttggagttttttttgttttttctgtccaccctggccattggaccttactcttattctatgttaattaatgttgacttatgtttatcttttattgtgtcttctatttctctattcattttgtaaagcactttgagctacatttttttgtatgaatatgtgctatataaataattgttgattgattgattgattgattgattgattgaaaaatgAGGACTTCTGAGGACGCCTTTCCCTATGATGCCATAATACACCTTTATAGTGTCTTatggttttttaaaaatgatataaaccttCAGTAGCAGTTtatcattataattataatatgatggccacaatcaccatcactggcaaactaataacccattaaacaatttgaatatgtcaagcctcttaaagtaacagacttcattccttacatttttatttggatAGCTTAACTGTCGTTAACCTGTAAAAAAATGATACACATGGTAAACTCAAGTCtagtaacataaaaataattttactcttttcaatttagtttatttgtatttatctacattcttttatatttttccactgaagcTATATTTCTCAGTATATCTGGGTTCTTGgataaatatgaatagaaatcttTACCTAGTATGCTACTGAAACTGAATCTTGGGAGCATTAGCCCCTTCACTGAGTCTGTTCTGCCCTTTTGAAAACAAGAATATTTGTCGTTCAAGTAGTTTGTGAACGTGCACTTTCTTTTTGGCATAATGGGTAttcctgaatttatgtaaataaaagaattatggaaatattattaaattactgtAGTGACTTATTACTTCTCATAACTCAAAAGATATTGCATCtatatgacagaataaatgtgtgattttttttatttttacaaattaactgaaattttaatagttgactcattcatttacaattataaatccattttggaacaacagGTGGCAATAATAATATTTTCCACTAAAATATTACGAAGCAGTACTTACTCACACTTAAATACGATGGACTGTATctggatgtatgaaatttcttgtttaaccaagctgctgaaagaagaatcgaaaataagatctcacatagaaaacgtgaaaatgtaatttcaattttgaataaattcacttagttacGGTGTATTACGATTACacataattaaggaaaggaacaacatAGGCACAACGggtggtaataataatattttccacTAAAATATTATGAAGCAGTACTTACTCGCACTTAAATATGACGGACTGTATCTGGATGTATGAAACTTCtctgctgaaagaagaatcgaAAATAAGATCTCACATAGAAAACGTGAAATTGTCAtttcgattttgaataaattcactcAGTTATGGTGAATTAGGATTACacataattaaggaaaggaacaacatttataatgaactgtctactcaccaagaagataaagctgaattcaaaagaagaagtgaaaaagccaagttgGACAGATATTAACTATTCTCATCAATATCTGCGTTGTTTACTACCGGAATGGAAGTGAAGAAACTGGGGAAAAAGTGTGTGCAGTACTTCTGCAAATGCTGATTACTGTATGGCTTTCAATTTTTACCAATAATTtatggagattttcaaattttaggggccaaaattcattttcaaaattttataaattcctctCGGACAGTCCATAGACGgtaaaaatgttcagaaaatgaGCTGGTTCGTCACGTGGTGGGTGCGGCaccgtgctgtatcagtgcatactcccaacCTCTCTATTGCTCTCATAGCTGAGGATAAAACTTGGATACATCATTATGGTTCTaaagctaaggatctgtgctggtatctcaAAGGTTGCCGGTTTAAATCCCCttactgccaaaagggatcctacttcgctgggctcttgagcaaggcccttaaagcACAGGACCAGTGTACAATGGTCGACACTGCAGTCTGACCTTCAATTGTCATGCAAAAAAGATaatttcccctctgggattaataaagtacatcaAATAAGAAAAATGACCCTCAAAgtccaaaatataatgaaaacaaaggaaGGATGGGAATTGCCCAACACCAAAATAAATTTCAGGTTTAAGCCTGTGCCACCATGTCATGCAGTATTCACCATTTATAATGATGTTTAGGGTGCTGTAAATATTCTTTACAAGCCTCTGTGGCAAATCACACTATGGTGGCAGTGTTTtccctgtacagtatatgtgtgtaagTGTGGAACTGTTcttaagattgtttttttttggattcaTAAAGGGTGTTTACCTTGAGCATTGAAAGATGGTGTCGTTGAGAAAACTCCAGTAGAGAGAAACGGTGAGGCGGCTCCACGTCTGCAGCATTAAGCGAGGGCGAGCAGTGGACCCCTACACCATTCGATCCAGGTGGGATGTGAGGAGGCATCCTGGTAAATGGTACCAAACTGCAAGAAAGAGAAAGCATTTTATGAAGCTGCTCCAGTATGAAAAAAGGGGCTGAGAGAGAGATAAGAAGTGACTACTTACCAGAGGGTTATCGGAGTTGGAGTGTTGTGATCAAGCGAGGGCACAGATTTGAAAGCTTCTTACCGGGTTATGCTGCATGGAGAAGACTACTGAAGGTGTTCTCCAGGATTGGTGGAGAGGATACCAAGGGGGGGCATAAGAAGGACTCAGTGGGCATCTTCTTGTGTTGAAGGTCCTCGCTGCGGCATGTGGAACAAGGTGTGCCTAAATTGGGCAGAATTAAACTTTTAACTGCACCTGTAATTCTTTAAGATGCCACGTGCTTGGGACCTGATGAGCTCTACGCAAGACAGGAAAGATGCAATCTGTATGGAAATAATGAAAATTGAATGTTTATGTAACGTGAATTATTTGGCAGTTGCAAATATTGGTGTCCGATAACTCTCCCACAATAATCTTGAACATACTGTAACCAGTAGCTGTATTAGTCAGACTATTAATTGTACACTGACATCTGATATTACCAGTGTGTGCAATGGGACGCGGCACCTGTGCATTATGGGTGGGGTTAAAGGTTTAAAGCCATGATTAGCTAAGCCGCAGTCTGCAGTGAGGGGTAATTTGTCTTTGTCTGCAAGTGCTAGTAGAGTGGGAACCCCAGTACTACTGAGCAgcctgagaaagaaaaggaaagggatGCACTTACTCTTGGACCATGGAGAAGTGGGGACCAATGTGGTGAGCTGGACATGtgtcttttttaaattcaattaccTTTCATTTCCTTCATTCCCTGAAGCAACTTGAAAGAAGCTAAAGGGAAAAAGGACCAGAGGAATGGACCTTTTGGTGTGTTATTGTTTTTGATACCAAAAGTCCTTGATGGCCCATTTAAAGTAACCTGTACAAGAGAGAGGGGAACAGAACTAGAGTCACAGAGCgaatgaatgttttctttttatttcatgatATTTATTCATACACAtgaatcatgatttttttttttttttgatggactTGCTAGAGTGAAATCTCTCTTCACTTCAGCTTTGAAATTTATAATATcaccttgtgttttcattaacGAACTGTCAAGTTTTGTAGCATCTTGTCTGTGTCTTTCTTTCACCCAACCCAACCCATCTTTGGGACGACAACTTAATGTCCCCCCCGTGGTTGAACTGCTGCAAGTAGTGTTAGTCAGAAAAATTCATCAGCGAATATGTAAAGTTTGTCCGTGACCTGGTTCgcaaaatattttcctggaaattcgaCTTGCAGTTGACTCATGCAACCATTTTATTCCAGCGTCCCATGATGGTTTTCAAAGCCAAAGTGACATCACAGGTCTTTAGCAGCCATGTGCAGAACTATCACGTGTGCCAACTGTAAGATTATTGCCAATCAGCTTCGGGCGTGTGTGACATCACCACTGGATTTCCAGCCTGCAGGCATTAACAGAAGATAATAAAGAaaagcagtattttcatttgaagagTACATCAGCTGACAAGAGTACTGCAGCTGGATATAGAACACTGATATAACCATGTTATTCCTGGAAGTGCAGCACTGCATGACTAATTTGCATGTACAATTAGCCGTGTGCCCAGCTACAAACTCAAAATGAGTCTTAAAGAAGCCCTGAGTGAGACCCCATTAAATAAGAGTACTAATCAAAGATTTATTACAGTATAAAATGCATCCCTTTCTTCTttgtggagggaaaaaaaaaagtgagaagcaTCTCCACAGATACCAGgtaaacaaaaatgatattttaactGCACCCGGAGTCCGTTCCATCAgtttataacaaaattagacaggtgcataaatttgagcaccccagcagagatatgacatcaatacttagttgaaccTCGTTTTGCAAATCTAaaagcctctagacgcctcctacagcctttgacgagtgtctggattctggatggaggtattgttatccattcttcatacaaaatctcacccgttcagttcaatttgatggctaccgagcatggacaacctgcttcaaatcatcccatagattttcaatgatattcaagtcaggggactgtgatggccattccagaacattgtacttctccctctgcatgaatgcctttgtagattttcaactgtgttttgggtcgttgtcttgttggaatatccaacccctgcgtaacttcaactttgtgactgatgcttgaacattatcctgaagaatttgttgatatcagggtgaattcatccgaccctcgactttaacaagggccccagttcctgaactagccacacaaccCAACagcaaatttgacagtaggtagcaggtgtttctcttggaatgcggtgttcttcttccaccatgcaaagtgctttttgttctgaccaaataactcaatttttgtctcttcagtccaaagcactttgttccaaaattaatctggcttgtctaaatgagcattggcatacaacaagcgacaagCGTGTTtgtgaagtgagtgcagaaagggcttctttctcatcaccctgccatacagatgttctttgtgcaaattgcgctgaattgtagaccgatgtacagatacaccatctgcagcgagatgttcttgcaggtctttggaggtgatctgtggttgtctgtagccattctcacaatcctgctcatatgccactcctgtatttttcttggcctgccagatctgagttggtttaacatcaactgtgcctgtggccttccatttcctgattccattccttacagttgaaactgacagtttaaacctctgagatcgctttttgtagccttcccctaaaccatgagactgaacaatctttgttttcagatcttttgagagttgctttgaggatcccatgctgtctgtcactcttcagaggagagtcaaagggaaggaagcacaacttgcaatggaccaccttaaataccttttaccactcatgattggacactcctgtctatgaagttcaaggtttaaTGAGCTCattcaaccaatttggtgttgcaagtgtGACAGTAGgaggcgctattgctcccttgaaccctcaggtaccacgccaaacaccaggtaaaagtccaataattattatttttattataataattatgtgcaccaagcaccctccacactactcattaaataatcaatcctccaactcccagacacttagccacccttcctcccagctcagctcactcgtctgggtttcccatcgtccttttatatctcctgacccggaagcgaatccaccatacagtccatgagattccctatcccttccgggtcagatacaaagtccttttcttcaccccggaagcacgtcattcctactgctcatgtgaccaggacgtacttccgggttatagggtacgtagcactccccaagcctccctacagcgactcctggtggtccccatggtatccagcagagctgtttataaaaactccaaggtccatgatgctctgctggaacctggggcatctccacgttgcagcgagggctccctctggtcggcctgggggtattggccgggataattGGCCGGCCATAGGCCacacaagtaatcagcattgagcagtgacatgcattcaatcagcaaaatgacaaggggacccacatttttgcgcagccagtttttcacatttgatttaatctcatacaactaaatattgcttcactaaaaatctttgttcagaaaacaccccagtactcagatgttcctaggaaatgaaggaCATGCCacggttatcttttttgttgaaagtagagtgtattattatgcaggctgagaggggtttctaaactttttcatattactgtatgGGAAACCGTATAATAATGGACTATAGCACTTATACTTTTGTGTAATTTAGTTATAAAAAATGCACTTACCTGCACTGTAGGTAAAAAGGCTTCAGGAGCAAGGGCCTGCCGTGGTGATATGGAGGCACTTTAATGGCAATTCAATGCGACTGAGAAGACTCGCCACTAGTTTTAACCTGCAAGCACCGAAACGCCTACACTACCGGCcagaagttttagaacacctcagattTTTTAGGTTTTATGAAAATGCAATCAATTTAATGtcataatgtttcatgaaattgaggcatagaacaaataaataatatttagaaaaaataataactCAAGAAATCATTAAGTGTCCAAAGGTTTATGCAAATTTTGGTTTCTTAGCCAAACTGCGGTaagtaacccttttgattcagaatgccagtcactttgtgccagtcaccaactctgcctccagcaaaagatccccagaccatcacacctcCTCCCTGCATGTTGGACAGTTGGggcacactgaggaaccatcacCGACTCAACAGTATACAAGCACCCTGCATCAGTGATGAATCATAGAATTCAAATTTGCATTCATTAGTTCATCCGACTTTTTTCCGGTCTGCAGTAGTTCACAgtcggtatttcaaggccctattt
Above is a window of Polypterus senegalus isolate Bchr_013 chromosome 2, ASM1683550v1, whole genome shotgun sequence DNA encoding:
- the LOC120524071 gene encoding uncharacterized protein LOC120524071 isoform X5, which gives rise to MLQTWSRLTVSLYWSFLNDTIFQCSSREVSYIQIQSVIFKCDLVKQEISYIQIQSIVFKCEIPGVPLTQPAFSVGHRRSELPPPSLSAVHGAATYSLSVTAAPRVLCPSMEATASCLTSSCKFTWSFSMPRSGDDQEAPILALAGTSPSSDYCF
- the LOC120524071 gene encoding uncharacterized protein LOC120524071 isoform X4 — encoded protein: MLQTWSRLTVSLYWSFLNDTIFQCSSREVSYIQIQSVIFKCDSLVKQEISYIQIQSIVFKCEIPGVPLTQPAFSVGHRRSELPPPSLSAVHGAATYSLSVTAAPRVLCPSMEATASCLTSSCKFTWSFSMPRSGDDQEAPILALAGTSPSSDYCF